The region ATCCGGGTGCTGGCACAGGTACAGCCCGGCTGCGGATTTACCCAGACTGCCAGTTACGTAGATCAAGTCCCCCACCCTGGCCCCGCTGCGGTAGACCGCCCGGCCTTTTTCCACGAACCCCAGCAGGGCCAGGTTTATTACCAGCCGCTCCGGGCTCATCACCGTGTCTCCACCCACGATATTGAGGCCATATTCCCCGGCAGCCCGCCTGATACCCTGGTACAGTTCTTCTACTTCCTCCACAGACAGGCGGGTAGGCAGGCCCAGGGAAACCACGCCGTGGGCGGGCCAGCCGCCCATGGCCGCAATATCGCTCACATTAACCGCCACAGTCTTGATGCCTACCTGGGCGGGGGTAGCATAATCCAGCGAAAAGTGGACCCCTTCCACCAGCATGTCGGTGGTAAACAACAGCCACCAGGGGCCTTCCAGGTTTAAAACCGCCGCGTCATCCCCTATGCCCTGCACCACCTCTCCCGGCCGGTTGATCAAATCCCGGGACAAACGGTCTATGAGGCCGAACTCGCCCAGATCGCTGAGCTTCAAGACTCTACCATCCCCTTAGCACTCTTCCACCCTTTCCGCGCCCAGGTA is a window of Desulfofundulus luciae DNA encoding:
- the thiL gene encoding thiamine-phosphate kinase, translated to MKLSDLGEFGLIDRLSRDLINRPGEVVQGIGDDAAVLNLEGPWWLLFTTDMLVEGVHFSLDYATPAQVGIKTVAVNVSDIAAMGGWPAHGVVSLGLPTRLSVEEVEELYQGIRRAAGEYGLNIVGGDTVMSPERLVINLALLGFVEKGRAVYRSGARVGDLIYVTGSLGKSAAGLYLCQHPDLTIDPGMAAFLKRAHLEPRARLRAGRILSSAGVTAMDDVSDGLAAELREICRASGVGCRVRAGDIPVDYRVRTVAAMANHNPLDWAFSGGEDFELVFTVPPGKARGVEERLAAAGEECRCIGEIIPAEKGMVLELAGGRCIPLEARGYDHFASSQRVLPRPAHRL